In Liolophura sinensis isolate JHLJ2023 chromosome 2, CUHK_Ljap_v2, whole genome shotgun sequence, a genomic segment contains:
- the LOC135462994 gene encoding uncharacterized protein LOC135462994 codes for MPKVDYWLQSATSLMIATAADGTVLPYYVVYRSKHLYDTWTTGGPERCRFNRSLSGWFDQVCFEDWFSNVILPYMTRVNGRKVLIGDNLSSHLSPYVIEKCQEHDIAFVFLPPNSTHLTQPLDVAFFRPMKIFWRQILDKWKISGEGRRCTSIPKDVFPRLLHELSEKLSTTQSENVKSGFKKFGIVPHDPTPVLDRIPRETEKTPEGAGGHGVDGALIALLKDMRGADCQQPKKRAKRLRVEPGKSVSSEDLSHNDDDNGETSDSEETSSEEEESTEASSESTEGEDSDEGVSSHCDNIETEGVQGTSSSGNAQRGSGRTGLTGVVNVKSIKELHVDQWVLVRLGDRVKKLFIGRIDTVYYSDGDLEFYRVAKHGGNCFDRNKNELIMAESKQNRDDVLTCSICMETYRQPVILPCQHSFCRECIHLYADKSKSVQTDETSDSTGSEDIHQQIACPVCRASTSLGREGVAGLPPNFHLAEIVEKFSAVKVEDDAPYCSLCEEENPAKAVKFCTNCGVFYCQECLNYHPMKGPLKRHRLISSLEYLSQKSSQGQGSWDHQSTQQPSCAGHGQPFILYCVPCRMVICLGCVVDHPKHAVLDIKSAAENDKPAILNKISELEKVLQETRESLSGVMRLHKEIQVCIFHDTCSACVVPHTLLTHFDYVEYCYHSQIQENQELHTQEVEKAYCAALEALQAWRQHSLDGMKTRYSQWSVECSAILKHFQLQAQEMEGIVQASKDLLASMDVEFLQGSTGFSKTIDDQLNEIRADLEKHEVSKQKLLDFIQRDLVVPRHLTVKETAQESQDLEATVSGHMSRPGVTKPTLRFTETDDSELRITDCGCVVKGEGLSWGMWRRAVTDGRYQTGRYYWEIHITCSHGCNCRVGVIQESCGVSEETDPGRNSWYIGMVYSGDKVEYYSPSGGEIKPDYLQYRRYTRPHHLGVYLDCDKHTLTVLDCDNNQVMYTDSGVVVTEPLVPSVGFYVRFGSVSARLVTLPPVLCDMISTS; via the exons ATGCCGAAGGTCGACTACTGGCTACAATCCGCTACCTCTCTCATGATTGCTACAGCGGCGGACGGTACAGTTCTCCCGTACTACGTTGTATACAGATCCAAGCATCTTTATGACACCTGGACAACTGGAGGTCCGGAACGATGTCGTTTCAATCGCAGTCTAAGTGGTTGGTTTGACCAAGTTTGCTTCGAAGACTGGTTTTCCAATGTCATTCTTCCTTACATGACGCGCGTGAACGGCAGGAAAGTATTGATTGGTGACAATCTTAGCAGCCATTTGTCGCCGTATGTAATTGAAAAGTGCCAAGAACATGACATAGCGTTTGTGTTTCTTCCCCCAAACTCAACCCATCTTACTCAGCCCTTGGATGTGGCATTTTTTAgaccaatgaaaatattttggcgCCAAATATTGGACAAGTGGAAAATCAGCGGCGAAGGACGACGATGCACTTCCATTCCAAAAGATGTATTCCCACGGCTACTTCAtgaactttcagagaaattatctaccactcagagcgaaaatgtaaaatctgggTTTAAAAAGTTCGGCATTGTCCCTCACGACCCAACCCCTGTTCTTGATAGGATTCCCAGGGAAACCGAGAAAACTCCTGAAGGAGCAGGAGGCCATGGAGTGGATGGCGCATTAATAGCGTTGTTGAAAGACATGCGTGGTGCAGATTGTCAACAGCCAAAGAAACGAgcaaagcgtcttcgtgttgagccgggaaaaagtgtttcttcagaggatttatcccacaatgatgatgacaacggtgAAACTAGTGACTCCGAGGAAACAAGTTCAGAAGAAGAGGAATCTACAGAAGCGTCGTCTGAGAGCACAGAAGGTGAAGATTCCGATGAAGGGGTTAGCAGCCATTGCgataatatagaaacagaaggtGTCCAGGGAACCTCGTCATCGGGAAATGCTCAGCGAGGCAGTGGAAGGACTGGACTAACTGGCGTGGTTAACGTGAAGTCAattaaggagttacatgtagatcagtgggtATTAGTGCGGCTTGGGGatcgtgtgaagaaactgttcatcggaaggatcgacaccgtgtattattcagatggggatcttgag TTTTATCGAGTAGCGAAGCACGGTGGGAATTGTTTCGACAG GAACAAAAACGAGCTCATAATGGCCGAAAGCAAGCAGAATCGGGATGATGTTCTCACATGTTCGATATGTATGGAAACATACCGGCAACCGGTAATACTaccctgtcagcacagtttttgtaggGAATGCATTCATTTGTATGCTGACAAGTCTAAATCTGTGCAGACAGATGAGACCTCTGACAGCACGGGCAGTGAGGACATTCATCAGCAGATAGCATGCCCTGTGTGTCGGGCATCGACcagtctggggagagaaggtgtggctggtctgCCTCCCAACTTTCACCTGGCGGAAATTGTGGAGAAGTTCTCTGCTGTAAAGGTTGAGGATGACGCcccatattgttctctgtgtgaggaGGAAAATCCtgctaaagctgtcaagttttgtaccaaCTGTGGTGTGTTCTACTGTCAGGAATGTCTAAATTACCATCCAATGAAGGGGCCTCTAAAACGTCATCGACTGATATCCTCCCTGGAGTACCTCTCCCAGAAAAGTTCACAGGGTCAAGGCAGCTGGGACCACCAATCAACCCAGCAGCCGTCGTGTGCTGGACACGGTCAGCCATTCATCTTGTACTGTGTACCATGCAGGATGGTGATCTGTCTGGGGTGTGTGGTTGACCATCCGAAACACGCTGTGCTAGATATAAAATCAGCAGCTGAGAATGACAAG CCTGCAATTTTGAACAAGATTAGTGAACTAGAGAAAGTGCTGCAAGAAACTAGagaatcactgtcaggagttATGAGGCTGCACAAGGAGATACAGGTTTGTATTTTCCATGATACATGTTCAGCCTGTGTTGTACCGCATACCCTGTTGACTCATTTTGACTATGTGGAGTATTGCTATCATTCACAAATCCAG GAAAATCAGGAACTTCACACTCAGGAGGTAGAGAAagcttattgtgcagccttggaagCCTTACAAGCCTGGAGGCAGCACTCTTTAGATGGTATGAAaacccgctattcacagtggagtgtGGAATGTAGCgccatactcaaacatttccagctaCAGGCGCAAGAAATGGAGGGGATTGTACAGGCTTCCAAGGATTTGTTGGCGTCAATGGACGTCGAGTTTTTACAG ggttccacGGGCTTCtccaaaac AATTGATGACCAACTGAATGAGATAAGAGcagatctggagaaacatgagGTCAGCAAACAGAAGCTTCTAGATTTTATACAACGTGACCTTGTTGTCCCCAGACACCTGACAGTCAAAGAGACAGCGCAAGAAAGTCAGGACTTAGAAGCAACAGTCAGTGGACACATGTCACGCCCAGGTGTTACAA agccgacgctgagattcacagagacagacgacagTGAGCTGAGAATCACTGACTGCGGCTGTGTGGTAAAGGGTGAGGGCTTGTCCTGGGGGATGTggaggagagctgtgacagacgggcgttaccagacgggcaggtactactgggagatacacatcacctgttcacatGGCTGTAACTGTCGTGTAGGAGTGATACAGGAGAGCTGTGGCGTGAGTGAGGAGACAGACCCTGGCCGTAACTCCTGGTACATTGGGATGGTGTACAGTGGTGATAAGGTCGAGTATTATAGTCCCAGTGGTGGTGAGATCAAACCAGACTATCTACAGTAcagacgttacacacgacctcatcacctgggtgtgtacctggactgtgataaacacacactgacagtcctggactgtgacaacaaccaggtaatgtacactgacAGTGGTGTTgtcgtcacagagcctctcgtgccatcGGTTGGGTTTTATGTCAGGTTTGGatctgtgtctgctcgtctggtaacTTTGCCTccagttctctgtgatatgataagcacttcctga